One window from the genome of Chroogloeocystis siderophila 5.2 s.c.1 encodes:
- a CDS encoding DUF3038 domain-containing protein → MLKVMHSSAQSPTPTPRWEELTNIQPNPAQLDNIKAQLDLVLLALEALAGIGSEAMLQAAAQLNLESKIPDRVALWRLRQSNPLRKGEGGRKKLDVEEARSLVLISCYLAKQHQERIRRAVALLEQVTQNNEAPHKAALLGDYLDAFSNTYQERMEEDENVSTDVLTQLALKLLIDLLFYSAPGGHRRLWLALLDRSK, encoded by the coding sequence ATGCTTAAGGTTATGCACTCCAGCGCACAATCGCCGACACCAACTCCACGATGGGAAGAGCTTACTAATATTCAGCCCAACCCAGCCCAATTAGATAACATCAAGGCTCAGCTGGACTTGGTATTGTTGGCGCTTGAAGCTTTGGCGGGGATTGGCTCAGAGGCAATGCTCCAAGCTGCGGCTCAACTTAATCTAGAGTCCAAAATCCCAGACCGCGTAGCACTATGGCGACTACGCCAATCAAATCCACTTCGTAAAGGCGAAGGAGGAAGAAAAAAGCTCGATGTAGAAGAAGCGCGATCGCTTGTTTTAATCAGCTGCTACCTCGCAAAACAACACCAAGAACGAATTCGCCGCGCGGTTGCTTTGCTTGAACAAGTCACCCAAAACAATGAAGCTCCTCACAAAGCCGCTCTTTTAGGAGATTATCTAGATGCTTTCAGTAACACCTACCAAGAACGCATGGAGGAAGATGAAAACGTCTCCACCGATGTCCTAACTCAGTTGGCGCTCAAACTCTTGATTGACTTGTTATTTTATAGTGCGCCTGGCGGTCATCGTCGCCTTTGGTTAGCACTGCTAGATCGCTCGAAATAG
- a CDS encoding endonuclease MutS2 — MIQSETLELLEWSRLCQHLSTFAATKLGATAARNLQIPQSQKHSEELLAQTQEAYQLENSLTGGLSFEGIQDIGDALARVQHQGVLAGEELLAIATTLAGTRQLRRAIDNHPDVPVLSALVEDIRTYPEIEQEIHRCIDERGQVSDRASTTLSNIRSSLRQIRSQITQKLQNILQRQASAVQEQLITKRGDRFVIPVKAPQKDAIPGIVHDTSTSGATLYIEPNSVVPLGNQLRQLTVKEQAEETAIRRKLSEQIAAVTPDLEHLLSVATILDLACARARYSYWLKANPPRFIQRSEGETITLRQLHHPLLIWQFAHEQGTAVVPVDLVIKPQIRVVTITGPNTGGKTVTLKTLGLAALMAKVGLFVPAREPVEIPWFDQVLADIGDEQSLQQSLSTFSGHIRRISRIIDALSNTQELTAHSSLVLLDEVGAGTDPAEGSALAIALLQYLADHTQLSIATTHFGELKALKYQDERFENASVEFDEESLSPTYRLLWGIPGRSNALTIARRLGLNAEVVEQAKTKIGGATEDVNQVIAGLEAQRRLQETKAAQAEQLLQQVQRLYTEVSQKAAQLQEREAQLRQQQEQSIQQALVQAKGEIAQVIRRLQQGSTTAQDAQQATNALTQIAKNHLPPPPKPKPGFKPQVGDRIRIPRLEQTAEVISAPDEDGELSVRFGIMKMNVKLEDIESLDGQKAEPVTTKKQVKETPRNSTKQDALTTPQSALAIRTSQNTIDLRGSRVADAEIVLERAIAQAQGPLWIIHGHGTGKLRQGVHTFLQQNPRVNRFEPAAPEDGGTGVTVAYIE; from the coding sequence TTGATTCAATCAGAGACGCTAGAATTACTCGAATGGTCGCGCCTGTGTCAACACTTGTCCACTTTTGCGGCAACGAAATTAGGGGCAACAGCAGCGCGTAATTTGCAAATCCCGCAATCCCAAAAACACAGTGAAGAACTTCTTGCCCAAACGCAGGAAGCATACCAGCTAGAAAACAGCCTCACGGGAGGTTTGTCGTTTGAAGGTATTCAAGATATTGGCGATGCGTTAGCGCGCGTACAACACCAAGGCGTTTTAGCTGGGGAAGAACTTTTAGCGATCGCAACGACGCTTGCAGGAACTCGCCAGCTACGTCGCGCAATTGACAACCATCCTGATGTACCCGTCCTCAGCGCTTTAGTAGAAGACATTCGCACTTATCCCGAAATCGAGCAGGAAATTCATCGTTGTATCGATGAGCGCGGACAAGTCAGCGATCGTGCCAGCACAACACTATCAAATATTCGCAGTTCGCTGCGGCAAATTCGCAGTCAAATCACGCAAAAACTGCAAAATATTCTGCAACGGCAAGCGAGTGCGGTACAAGAGCAACTGATTACTAAACGCGGCGATCGCTTTGTGATTCCCGTCAAAGCACCCCAAAAAGATGCGATTCCAGGAATTGTACATGATACTTCTACAAGTGGCGCAACACTTTACATTGAACCGAATTCAGTCGTTCCTTTAGGTAATCAATTACGACAATTAACCGTCAAAGAGCAAGCTGAAGAAACCGCAATCCGTCGGAAATTATCTGAGCAAATCGCGGCGGTTACACCTGATTTAGAACATTTATTAAGTGTTGCAACAATTCTTGACTTGGCGTGCGCCCGCGCGCGTTATAGCTACTGGCTAAAAGCAAATCCACCACGCTTCATTCAACGCAGTGAAGGCGAAACTATTACCTTACGGCAATTGCACCATCCGTTGCTAATATGGCAGTTTGCTCACGAACAAGGCACGGCAGTCGTTCCAGTTGATTTAGTCATTAAACCACAAATTCGGGTAGTGACGATTACAGGACCAAATACGGGAGGTAAAACAGTCACGCTCAAAACCCTCGGCTTAGCGGCTTTGATGGCAAAGGTGGGTTTATTTGTTCCAGCACGCGAACCTGTAGAAATTCCGTGGTTTGACCAGGTATTAGCTGATATTGGCGACGAACAGTCACTTCAACAGAGCTTATCGACATTCTCCGGTCACATTCGCCGCATCAGTCGAATTATCGATGCCCTATCAAACACTCAAGAACTAACCGCTCACTCCTCGCTCGTGTTACTCGACGAAGTAGGTGCAGGAACTGACCCCGCAGAAGGCAGTGCTTTAGCGATCGCGCTTCTACAATACTTAGCAGACCACACGCAATTAAGTATTGCCACGACTCACTTTGGCGAACTAAAAGCTTTGAAATATCAAGACGAACGCTTTGAGAATGCTTCTGTCGAGTTTGATGAGGAAAGCCTTTCGCCAACTTATCGCCTGTTGTGGGGAATTCCAGGACGTTCTAACGCCTTGACAATTGCCCGCCGCCTAGGGCTAAACGCTGAAGTTGTCGAGCAAGCTAAAACTAAAATAGGCGGTGCAACCGAAGACGTCAACCAGGTAATCGCCGGATTAGAAGCACAACGGCGGCTCCAAGAAACTAAAGCAGCTCAAGCAGAACAATTACTACAACAAGTACAGCGGCTATATACCGAAGTATCGCAAAAAGCCGCACAACTGCAAGAGCGCGAAGCGCAACTGCGACAGCAGCAAGAGCAATCGATTCAACAAGCGCTTGTGCAAGCCAAAGGTGAAATCGCGCAAGTAATACGTCGTCTCCAGCAAGGTTCGACGACAGCCCAAGACGCGCAACAAGCAACAAATGCGCTGACTCAAATTGCCAAAAATCATCTTCCGCCGCCACCCAAACCCAAACCAGGATTTAAACCTCAAGTAGGCGATCGCATTCGCATACCGCGTCTTGAGCAAACGGCTGAAGTGATCAGCGCCCCCGACGAAGATGGCGAATTAAGTGTTCGCTTCGGAATCATGAAAATGAATGTCAAGCTCGAAGATATAGAATCGCTCGACGGACAAAAAGCCGAACCAGTCACAACTAAGAAGCAAGTTAAAGAAACACCGCGCAATAGTACTAAGCAAGATGCCCTGACTACACCGCAATCCGCCCTCGCAATCCGCACCTCACAAAACACTATCGATCTGCGCGGAAGCCGAGTTGCAGATGCTGAGATTGTCTTAGAACGCGCGATCGCTCAAGCCCAAGGACCATTATGGATTATTCACGGTCATGGAACTGGCAAGCTAAGGCAGGGAGTACACACTTTCTTGCAACAAAATCCCCGCGTTAACCGCTTTGAGCCAGCAGCCCCAGAAGATGGTGGAACAGGTGTCACCGTTGCTTATATCGAATAA